A region of Alosa alosa isolate M-15738 ecotype Scorff River chromosome 17, AALO_Geno_1.1, whole genome shotgun sequence DNA encodes the following proteins:
- the zcrb1 gene encoding zinc finger CCHC-type and RNA-binding motif-containing protein 1 — protein MSGGLAPSKSTVYVSNLPFSLTNSDLHKLFLKYGKVVKVTIVKDKVTRMSKGVAFVLFLDKESAHNCVRAVNNKQLFGRTVTASIAIDNGRATEFIRRRNYTDKSKCYECGDCGHLSYACPKNMLGEREPPKKKEKKKKKKTQAEEQQFEEEESEEEGEDPALDSLSQAIAFQQAKIEEEEQRRRQVVEDASQASTSEDSRKPRIKKSAYFSDEEELSD, from the exons ATGAGTGGTGGCTTAGCGCCCAGTAAAAGCACAGTCTACGTTTCTAATCTTCCATTTTCTCTGACAAATAGTGACCTTCACAAG CTATTTTTAAAGTATGGCAAAGTTGTGAA agtTACAATTGTCAAAGACAAAGTCACACGAATGAGCAAAGGAGTGGCGTTTGTCCTGTTTCTCGACAAAGAGTCTGCTCATAACTGTGTACGGGCAGTGAACAACAAACAG TTGTTTGGAAGGACTGTGACAGCTAGTATAGCCATAGATAATGGCCGAGCAACCGAATTTATCCGCAGGCGAAACTATACTGATAAATCCAAATGTTACGAGTGTGGG GATTGTGGACACTTAAGTTACGCCTGTCCAAAGAACATGCTTGGAGAAAGGGAACCACCcaaaaagaaggagaagaagaagaagaagaaaacacaGGCAGAGGAACAACAGTT tgaggaggaggagagcgaggaagagggagaagacCCAGCTCTGGACAGTTTGAGCCAGGCTATcgcttttcag CAAGCCAAGAttgaggaggaagagcagcGGCGGAGACAGGTGGTGGAGGACGCCAGTCAGGCCTCGACATCAGAAGATTCGCGCAAACCCAGGATCAAAAAGAGCGCCTACTTTAGCGATGAGGAGGAACTCAGTGACTGA